From Bacteroidota bacterium, a single genomic window includes:
- a CDS encoding recombinase family protein — protein sequence MERVITYCRVSTDEQASQGYSLRDQKDKLEKYCSAHGYAVAAHYEEDYSAKTFDRPEFKKLLAFIKRNKGLITKLIFIRWDRFSRNITDALVVIRELASYGITCISIDQPLDLSIPE from the coding sequence ATGGAGAGGGTTATCACATATTGCCGAGTTTCAACAGACGAGCAGGCCAGCCAAGGGTATTCACTGCGAGATCAAAAGGATAAGTTGGAGAAGTATTGTTCTGCTCATGGATATGCTGTTGCTGCCCATTATGAGGAAGATTATTCTGCCAAAACGTTTGACAGGCCGGAGTTTAAGAAGTTGCTTGCATTTATAAAACGCAATAAAGGATTAATAACTAAACTTATATTTATTCGCTGGGACAGGTTTTCCAGAAATATAACGGATGCTCTAGTGGTTATCCGTGAGTTAGCCTCATACGGCATTACCTGTATCAGTATTGACCAGCCCCTTGATTTATCCATACCGGAGA